The following nucleotide sequence is from Halobacillus mangrovi.
CTATCCGTACCCAGCTTGAGGGCATACGTATCCCCTTGCTCTGAACGGCACAAAAAAACCGTGCCGCAAGCCCCTGAACCGAGTACTCGGATGATGGTGTAGGCGTTCCCATTCCACTTTCCACGCAAACTAGTGCCTGGACGCAAATTAAAATCCGGTTTCTTCATAAGGATCTACTCCATCTTGCATACTTTGAAACATCGGTTTTTCTGTAAATGCATACAACGCTTCTTTCAAAGCAGGCCCAGTCGGAGTGTACCCTCCACTCAATAGTTTCGAAAAGATTCCGTTGATTTCACCTAATTCAGGTGTCCAGTCCACCATTTTTCTTATCGTTTTCTTGTGATCTGGGAATGTGTACACACTAAATTGGTTGGAACCCGTTCTCGCATTTAAACTCAAAGAGAGATCATATAGGGCTTCTTTGACCGTCGGAAGCTTGTGATGCATGCTTGCACTTGTATCCACGAGTACAAGTACTTCAAGATCACAGCGTTCTCCTAAATCATCGACAACCTCGACCACTTCCCCTCGTTTCTCAGGTGGAAGTTCCTCAATGGTCTGATCTTTCCCTAAGATCTCTTGCAATTCTTTATTGACGACTCCTTGGATCGTTTGAGTCATCGCCTGTCTTGTCACCATTTGCACAGTTTGAGACAAGCTTTTTTGATAGACGATTTGACTGACGCCTCCCCCTGCCTCGGCAATCGATTCGACTTCATCAAGCCCCTGTGGCTTGCCTTGCTGCCGATCATCAAGGACGCCAATCACATTCACCGTAATCCCCTGATTTCTTGCGAGAGCTGCTACAGCGATAGGGTCCTCTCCATGATTCGAGCACCCATCGGTTAACAAAAGAATTTGCTTTAGTCGGCCTGGTTTCATAATGGTGATCCCTCCTATTTCATTGTCACCATCATCACCGAAAAGGAGGAATTTTATACTCACCTTCAGGCCTGTTTTTTCTGTGTGGGAATGGATTTCCACTCCGGCATGTAGCGGTCGATTCTTGCGACGAGGATCGTCATATCATCGTGAATTGAACCAGCTTGGGTGCGTATGACCTCTTCTAAAAGAAGATCAGCAATCACTTGCGGATCATCACTCGTAACCTCCCTTATTTTCCTCTTGATCCACATTTCCACGTTCTCCACGTATTTTGGCCCTTCCAAAATTCCATCGCTCATCATAATTAGAAGGTCGCCTTCCTCAAGCTGTTCACTGGTCATATCGACATCTACTTCCGGAATGATGCCCATTGGCAGATTCCCTGACTCTACGGTAAAAATTTGATCTCCTCTCTTTATAAAGCTTGGCGTGCTGCCAACTTTAATGAATTTAGATGTTGCTTGAT
It contains:
- a CDS encoding vWA domain-containing protein, with the translated sequence MKPGRLKQILLLTDGCSNHGEDPIAVAALARNQGITVNVIGVLDDRQQGKPQGLDEVESIAEAGGGVSQIVYQKSLSQTVQMVTRQAMTQTIQGVVNKELQEILGKDQTIEELPPEKRGEVVEVVDDLGERCDLEVLVLVDTSASMHHKLPTVKEALYDLSLSLNARTGSNQFSVYTFPDHKKTIRKMVDWTPELGEINGIFSKLLSGGYTPTGPALKEALYAFTEKPMFQSMQDGVDPYEETGF